The proteins below are encoded in one region of Amycolatopsis acidiphila:
- a CDS encoding ABC transporter ATP-binding protein translates to MSAALECRGLVAGHGPVPVLRPLDLTVEHGTVLAVLGPNGAGKTTLLNTLAGLLPRLGGEVLVDGKPLPRGRPRAANRAGLILVPDDRALFTTLTVRENLTLARRAGAPTLDEVLDMFPALRERLGVAAGALSGGEQQMLAVARGLVQKPEVLLIDEMSMGLAPVIVEELLPVVRRIVDETGAVVVLVEQHVRLALEVADNAIVLVHGDVTLAGPATGLAADRRRLEAAYLGGVEAGAA, encoded by the coding sequence ATGAGCGCCGCGCTGGAATGCCGGGGGCTGGTGGCCGGGCACGGTCCGGTCCCGGTCCTGCGGCCACTGGACCTGACCGTCGAGCACGGCACCGTCCTCGCCGTGCTCGGCCCCAACGGCGCCGGCAAGACCACGCTGCTCAACACGCTCGCCGGGCTGCTGCCACGGCTCGGCGGCGAGGTGCTGGTCGACGGAAAACCGTTGCCCCGCGGGAGACCTCGCGCGGCGAACCGCGCCGGGCTGATCCTCGTGCCCGATGACAGGGCGCTGTTCACGACCCTCACCGTGCGGGAGAACCTGACCCTCGCCCGCCGCGCCGGCGCCCCGACGCTCGACGAGGTGCTCGACATGTTCCCGGCACTGCGCGAGCGCCTCGGCGTCGCCGCCGGCGCGCTCTCCGGCGGCGAGCAGCAGATGCTGGCCGTCGCGCGCGGGCTCGTGCAGAAGCCCGAGGTGCTGCTCATCGACGAGATGAGCATGGGGCTGGCGCCGGTGATCGTCGAGGAGCTGCTGCCGGTGGTGCGGCGGATCGTGGACGAGACCGGGGCCGTGGTGGTGCTCGTCGAACAACACGTGCGGCTCGCGCTGGAGGTCGCCGACAACGCGATCGTCCTGGTGCACGGGGACGTCACGCTCGCCGGGCCCGCAACCGGACTCGCCGCCGACCGGCGGCGGCTCGAAGCCGCCTATCTCGGTGGTGTCGAGGCGGGTGCGGCCTGA
- a CDS encoding ABC transporter substrate-binding protein, with the protein MGAGSTQRRVRAVVPALLAATVLVLSACSGGSSNSAADTADTTAALGTPDKATGTPVTLGMISDGKGTAIDQSAEIQGAQAAVGYINDYLGGLGGHPIDLKVCETKNSPAQATDCANQMVSAKVSGVVAGTLAEADQVISVLSAAKIPAFFSQAASKLGLSTPGVFSMTNAINYFSTPAAYAKQQGYQKATMVVIDVPGASGPAKQIGTLLFGNAKIAYNVVPIAPGTADMTPQIQAAEGDSPQMYVLLGDATFCSSAIKALRTLGVNATIAASETCVSKDASASIPGGYQGVKVIASLEFNADDPEYKTFKAALARYGGGTAPASIPGIGYTVTLALARAANAAKIQDTSAAGLLAAVQSAPPVPYPLNGGATFQCNGKAVSLSPNICSANGIIADAADDGSLSNYQVVQASELFKTGG; encoded by the coding sequence ATGGGAGCCGGATCCACACAACGACGTGTCCGGGCCGTTGTCCCGGCCTTGCTGGCCGCGACGGTGCTGGTCCTCAGTGCCTGTAGCGGCGGCAGTTCGAACTCCGCCGCGGACACCGCCGACACGACGGCGGCGCTCGGCACGCCGGACAAGGCCACGGGCACGCCCGTGACGCTGGGCATGATCAGCGACGGCAAGGGCACCGCCATCGACCAGAGCGCGGAGATCCAGGGCGCGCAGGCGGCGGTCGGCTACATCAACGACTACCTCGGCGGCCTCGGCGGGCATCCGATCGACCTCAAGGTGTGCGAGACGAAGAACTCGCCGGCCCAAGCCACCGACTGCGCCAACCAGATGGTCAGCGCCAAGGTGTCGGGCGTCGTCGCGGGCACCCTGGCCGAGGCGGACCAGGTGATCTCCGTGCTCTCCGCGGCGAAGATCCCCGCGTTCTTCTCGCAGGCGGCGTCGAAGCTCGGGCTCTCCACCCCGGGCGTGTTCTCGATGACCAACGCCATCAACTACTTCAGCACGCCCGCGGCCTACGCGAAGCAGCAGGGCTACCAGAAGGCCACGATGGTCGTCATCGACGTGCCGGGTGCGAGCGGTCCCGCGAAGCAGATCGGGACCTTGTTGTTCGGCAACGCGAAAATCGCGTACAACGTCGTGCCGATCGCGCCGGGCACGGCCGACATGACGCCGCAGATCCAGGCGGCCGAGGGCGACAGCCCGCAGATGTACGTGCTGCTCGGTGACGCCACCTTCTGCAGCAGTGCGATCAAGGCGCTGCGCACCCTCGGCGTGAACGCGACCATCGCCGCGTCGGAGACGTGCGTCAGCAAGGACGCGAGCGCCTCGATCCCGGGCGGCTACCAAGGGGTCAAGGTGATCGCGAGCCTCGAGTTCAACGCCGACGACCCGGAGTACAAGACCTTCAAGGCCGCGCTGGCCCGCTACGGCGGCGGTACGGCCCCCGCGTCGATCCCGGGCATCGGCTACACGGTGACCCTGGCGCTGGCGAGGGCCGCGAACGCGGCGAAGATCCAGGACACCTCGGCGGCGGGCCTGCTGGCCGCGGTGCAGTCCGCGCCCCCGGTCCCGTACCCGCTCAACGGCGGTGCGACGTTCCAGTGCAACGGCAAGGCGGTCTCGTTGTCGCCGAACATCTGCAGCGCCAACGGGATCATCGCGGACGCCGCGGACGACGGCAGCCTGTCGAACTACCAGGTGGTGCAGGCGAGCGAGCTGTTCAAGACCGGCGGCTGA
- a CDS encoding DUF2889 domain-containing protein has protein sequence MTDRLPAVPPPPAEAVHRRSIIMDSYALDDEHFTVVGRLTDQIPWAEPGQQRIHDMTLGVTVHLPDLVITAAEAGMASFPHSECPLIAPAFARLAGISVRRGFTRELRRRLGGVSGCAHLGELARAIGPAVVRTASERVAHARLNQPEESAGPVPLPLGSCHIWAPDGAGPRKIDAGWVPGSVERPVPALETFLRG, from the coding sequence TTGACCGACCGACTGCCCGCCGTGCCGCCCCCGCCCGCCGAGGCGGTCCACCGGCGCAGCATCATCATGGACTCCTACGCCCTCGACGACGAGCACTTCACGGTGGTGGGCAGGCTGACCGACCAGATCCCGTGGGCCGAGCCCGGTCAGCAGCGGATCCACGACATGACCCTCGGCGTCACCGTGCACCTGCCGGATCTCGTGATCACGGCCGCCGAGGCGGGCATGGCTTCCTTCCCGCACAGCGAATGTCCCCTCATCGCGCCCGCTTTCGCCCGCCTGGCAGGAATCTCCGTGCGCCGCGGGTTCACGCGTGAGCTGCGCCGCCGGCTCGGCGGGGTGTCCGGCTGTGCGCACCTGGGCGAACTGGCCCGGGCGATCGGCCCGGCCGTGGTGCGCACGGCGAGCGAACGCGTCGCCCACGCCCGGCTGAACCAGCCGGAGGAGTCGGCGGGACCGGTTCCGCTGCCACTGGGCAGCTGTCACATCTGGGCCCCCGACGGTGCCGGTCCCCGCAAGATCGACGCGGGCTGGGTGCCCGGCAGCGTCGAGCGCCCCGTCCCTGCACTGGAGACGTTCCTGCGCGGCTGA
- a CDS encoding acyl-CoA dehydrogenase family protein, translating into MPEHEPPTGAWELPEEFRLLAETVRRFMATEVRPLEDKLEHDAAGLPPELLLPLQEKARELGLWALQTPAEYGGAGLSVLGQVVVAEEAAKCRMGAFFPAAGAFGGNPPSVLFKASPEQFERFARPIIEGRTGKAYTAISESSGGSDPARAIRCRAERRGDHYVLNGTKLWTSHALTADWGVVYARTGEQGERGGISCFVVERDTPGLSMVPIEVMNSFSPAELRFDDAEIPVGNRIGAEGAGFALASDFLVRGRILYAAGPIGIAQQALEMTVEWVKDRAVFGSRLSDKQGVQWMLADSEIELRAARLLTYQAAWNADLGRDVRVDASAAKLYATETAFRVLDRCVQLFGALGLSREMPLERWFRDLRVKRLGEGATEVQRMVVARHLLK; encoded by the coding sequence ATGCCTGAGCACGAGCCGCCCACCGGCGCCTGGGAGCTGCCGGAGGAGTTCCGCCTGCTGGCCGAGACCGTCCGGCGCTTCATGGCGACCGAGGTGCGGCCGCTGGAGGACAAGCTCGAGCACGACGCGGCGGGTCTGCCGCCCGAGCTCTTGCTTCCGCTGCAAGAGAAAGCGCGCGAGCTGGGGCTGTGGGCGCTGCAGACGCCCGCCGAGTACGGCGGTGCCGGGCTCAGCGTGCTCGGCCAGGTCGTGGTTGCCGAGGAGGCCGCCAAATGCCGGATGGGCGCGTTCTTCCCGGCCGCGGGGGCGTTCGGCGGCAACCCGCCGAGCGTGCTGTTCAAGGCGAGCCCGGAGCAGTTCGAGCGCTTCGCCCGGCCCATCATCGAAGGGCGTACGGGCAAGGCGTACACGGCGATCAGCGAGAGCTCCGGCGGTTCGGACCCCGCCCGCGCCATTCGCTGCCGAGCCGAACGCCGCGGCGACCACTACGTCCTCAACGGCACGAAGCTGTGGACCAGCCACGCGCTGACGGCCGACTGGGGCGTGGTCTACGCGCGCACCGGCGAGCAGGGCGAGCGCGGCGGGATCAGCTGTTTCGTCGTCGAGCGGGACACCCCGGGCCTGAGCATGGTGCCGATCGAGGTGATGAACTCCTTCTCCCCCGCCGAGCTGCGGTTCGACGACGCCGAGATCCCGGTCGGCAACCGGATCGGCGCGGAGGGCGCGGGCTTCGCGCTCGCGTCGGACTTCCTGGTGCGGGGCCGGATCCTGTACGCGGCAGGCCCGATCGGCATCGCGCAGCAGGCGCTGGAGATGACCGTCGAGTGGGTCAAGGACCGCGCGGTGTTCGGCTCGCGGCTGTCGGACAAGCAAGGCGTCCAGTGGATGCTGGCCGACAGCGAGATCGAGCTGCGCGCGGCCCGCCTGCTGACGTATCAGGCCGCGTGGAACGCCGACCTCGGCCGCGACGTCCGCGTCGACGCCTCGGCCGCCAAGCTGTACGCGACCGAGACCGCGTTCCGCGTGCTGGACCGCTGCGTGCAGCTGTTCGGCGCGCTCGGACTGTCCCGGGAGATGCCGCTGGAACGCTGGTTCCGGGACCTGCGGGTCAAGCGGCTCGGAGAAGGGGCGACCGAGGTGCAACGCATGGTCGTCGCCCGCCACCTGCTGAAGTGA
- a CDS encoding CaiB/BaiF CoA transferase family protein, which produces MTQGEGGPLTGTRVVELAGMGPGPHAAMLLADLGADVVQVRRPGAGGQRRGRRIVEADLKDPRDRDAVLGLAARADVLVEGFRPGVAERLGLGPDDCAPRNPRLVYARMTGWGREGPLAERAGHDINYIGLTGVLHAIGRAGERPVPPLNLVGDFGGGSLYLALGILAALVERQASGRGQVVDAAIVDGTCSLAQAIWSLRGAGRWRDERGTNRLDGGAPFYDVYETADGGYMAVGALEPKFYQEFVTGLGLDPAALPAQPDESGWPMLREAFTEAFAAKTRAEWTAVFEDTDACVTPVLAFDEVPAHPHMSARNALVEAGGVLEPAPAPRFSRTPARVPGSGPATVATVLRDWSPHA; this is translated from the coding sequence ATGACGCAGGGAGAAGGCGGTCCGCTCACCGGCACCCGGGTCGTCGAGCTGGCCGGCATGGGGCCCGGCCCGCACGCCGCGATGCTGCTGGCCGACCTCGGCGCCGACGTCGTCCAGGTGCGCCGCCCTGGCGCCGGCGGGCAGCGACGCGGCAGGCGGATCGTCGAAGCCGACCTGAAGGACCCCCGCGACCGCGACGCCGTCCTCGGCCTCGCCGCACGTGCCGACGTGCTCGTCGAAGGGTTCCGCCCGGGCGTGGCCGAACGGCTCGGGCTCGGCCCGGACGACTGCGCGCCACGCAACCCGCGGCTGGTGTACGCCCGGATGACCGGCTGGGGCCGGGAGGGGCCGCTGGCCGAACGCGCCGGGCACGACATCAACTACATCGGGCTCACCGGCGTGCTGCACGCCATCGGGCGCGCGGGCGAACGGCCGGTCCCGCCGCTGAACCTGGTCGGCGACTTCGGTGGCGGCTCGCTCTACCTCGCACTCGGCATCCTCGCCGCGCTCGTGGAGCGCCAGGCGTCGGGGCGCGGGCAGGTGGTCGACGCGGCGATCGTGGACGGCACCTGCAGCCTCGCCCAGGCGATCTGGTCCCTGCGCGGCGCGGGACGATGGCGAGACGAGCGCGGCACCAACCGGCTCGACGGCGGCGCGCCGTTCTACGACGTCTACGAGACCGCCGACGGCGGCTACATGGCGGTCGGCGCGCTGGAACCGAAGTTCTACCAGGAGTTCGTCACCGGGCTCGGCCTCGATCCGGCCGCACTGCCCGCGCAGCCGGACGAGTCGGGCTGGCCGATGCTGCGCGAGGCCTTCACCGAGGCGTTCGCGGCGAAGACCCGCGCCGAGTGGACGGCCGTCTTCGAGGACACCGACGCCTGCGTGACACCGGTACTCGCCTTCGACGAGGTTCCCGCGCACCCGCACATGTCGGCGCGCAACGCGCTCGTCGAGGCCGGCGGCGTTCTCGAGCCCGCACCGGCACCTCGCTTCTCCCGGACCCCGGCCCGGGTACCGGGCAGCGGCCCGGCGACCGTGGCCACCGTTCTGCGCGACTGGAGCCCGCATGCCTGA
- a CDS encoding class I adenylate-forming enzyme family protein, protein MLVGDIPRRNARRYPTKIALRHGDSELSWAALDERADRLATHLLDRGLAHGDRVAVSARNCLEWPELVFGLAKAGLILVPVNIRQSPDEVAHVLADSGARAAILHHDQVERHGQTLSELDLLLEIGGTEAGESYDTALAKGRAVDPTPATLTDADVQFILYTSGTTGRAKGVVNAHRGMLAQVLDTSISTEARHSDVMLATTPFFTAGGMVRTLSWLYLGQTMVIHPRFDADAVLDEIERSRVTFTTFIPTMLHRTLRILEEGPARDMSSLRRISYGSAPVPVGLAEKAMKLLGCDLQQRYGLTEAGGQVTILGPDEHRQMVSGRESLLTSCGRETPHAEIRICDDEGNELPPGEVGEIVIRCESNALGYWNNPEQTRKTFRPGGLWSGDLGRLDEDGYLHIEGRRTDMIISGGFNVYPAELERVLGGHPQVDLAAVVGVPDEEWGETPVAVVVPKGTVDAEAFEAQLKDLCRDQLAGYKQPRRFVFRDELPLGPAGKVLKRELRAQLS, encoded by the coding sequence ATGCTGGTCGGTGACATCCCGCGCCGCAATGCGCGGCGCTATCCCACGAAGATCGCCCTGCGGCACGGCGACAGCGAGCTCAGCTGGGCCGCGCTGGACGAGCGAGCCGACCGGCTGGCGACCCACCTGCTCGACCGGGGCCTGGCGCACGGCGACCGGGTCGCCGTGTCGGCGCGCAACTGCCTGGAATGGCCCGAGCTGGTGTTCGGGCTGGCCAAGGCGGGCCTGATCCTGGTTCCGGTGAACATCCGGCAGTCCCCGGACGAGGTCGCGCACGTGCTCGCCGACTCTGGCGCGCGCGCTGCGATCCTGCACCACGACCAGGTGGAACGGCACGGGCAGACGCTCTCGGAGCTGGACCTCCTGCTGGAGATCGGCGGCACCGAGGCTGGCGAGTCCTACGACACGGCGCTGGCCAAGGGACGCGCGGTCGACCCGACGCCCGCCACCCTGACCGACGCGGACGTGCAGTTCATCCTGTACACGAGCGGTACCACGGGCCGCGCCAAGGGCGTGGTGAACGCCCATCGCGGCATGCTCGCGCAGGTGCTCGACACGAGCATCTCCACCGAGGCGCGCCACTCCGACGTCATGCTCGCCACCACGCCGTTCTTCACCGCGGGCGGCATGGTGCGCACGCTGTCCTGGCTCTACCTGGGACAGACGATGGTGATCCACCCGCGGTTCGACGCCGACGCGGTGCTCGACGAGATCGAGCGCAGCCGGGTCACGTTCACCACGTTCATCCCCACGATGCTGCACCGGACCCTGCGCATCCTCGAAGAGGGACCGGCAAGGGACATGTCGAGCCTGCGGCGGATCAGCTACGGGTCGGCGCCGGTCCCGGTCGGCCTGGCGGAGAAGGCGATGAAGCTGCTGGGCTGCGATCTGCAGCAGCGGTACGGGCTCACCGAGGCCGGTGGCCAGGTGACCATCCTGGGCCCGGACGAGCACCGGCAGATGGTCTCCGGCCGGGAGTCGCTGCTGACCTCGTGCGGCCGCGAGACGCCGCACGCCGAGATCCGGATCTGCGACGACGAGGGCAACGAGCTGCCGCCGGGCGAGGTCGGCGAGATCGTCATCCGCTGCGAGTCGAACGCGCTGGGCTACTGGAACAACCCGGAGCAGACCCGGAAGACGTTCCGGCCCGGCGGGCTGTGGTCGGGCGACCTCGGGCGGCTCGACGAGGACGGCTACCTGCACATCGAGGGCCGGCGCACCGACATGATCATCTCCGGCGGCTTCAACGTGTACCCGGCCGAGCTGGAACGCGTGCTCGGCGGGCATCCGCAGGTCGACCTCGCGGCGGTCGTGGGCGTGCCGGACGAGGAGTGGGGTGAGACCCCCGTCGCCGTCGTCGTGCCCAAGGGCACCGTCGACGCCGAGGCCTTCGAGGCACAGCTCAAGGACCTGTGCCGCGACCAGCTCGCGGGCTACAAGCAGCCGCGCCGGTTCGTCTTCCGGGACGAGCTGCCGCTGGGACCCGCCGGCAAGGTGCTCAAGCGCGAGCTGCGGGCGCAGCTGTCGTGA
- a CDS encoding MFS transporter: MTAELQVGARLDRLPGWPFSRAVFAVLGAGFFCAYFDITNIGSALPKALEQFHAPVGSAGTVVGLGLWGYVAGAVLNSVLADRWGRRPGLMTATLLFGLGSLASALSPGITTLTVARFVSGMGIGAALSVVSTYLSEVAPARRRGRYMSWVTLPALLGNSAVPWFALWLVPSYSWGWRLMLAIPALAMVAFAFGFRVIPESPRWQAARGREERALRAVADAEQRVRARTGLELPEPVPARPVPVASGWRAWLTLVRPPHLKWTVLFFTIFFCVYFSAYSFTGLGITLLTQHGLSLTKSISLTLGSSFGGLIGAALAPLIADRWPRKVPAAATTILLAADMIVLGVHPGNALFAAGYFLLSFQLGIFAPMVYLLTAEHFPTQVRNAGVAITDGAGHAGGAIGPAVTLAVFQAGGFGATWLTLGLIFLLASLLLLLARNTTGVALEKASGGELAAARSAVVD; this comes from the coding sequence GTGACGGCGGAGCTGCAGGTCGGCGCCCGGCTGGACCGGCTGCCCGGCTGGCCGTTCTCGCGCGCCGTGTTCGCCGTGCTGGGCGCCGGGTTCTTCTGTGCCTACTTCGACATCACCAACATCGGCTCGGCCTTGCCGAAGGCGCTCGAGCAGTTCCACGCGCCGGTCGGCAGCGCGGGGACGGTGGTCGGTCTCGGCCTCTGGGGCTACGTGGCGGGGGCGGTGCTCAACAGCGTCCTGGCCGACCGGTGGGGCCGGCGGCCCGGCCTGATGACCGCGACGCTGCTGTTCGGGCTCGGTTCGCTCGCGAGCGCGCTGAGCCCGGGCATCACCACGCTCACGGTCGCCCGGTTCGTGTCGGGCATGGGCATCGGGGCCGCGCTGAGCGTGGTCAGCACCTATCTCAGCGAGGTTGCCCCGGCCCGGCGCCGGGGCCGCTACATGTCGTGGGTGACGCTGCCCGCGCTGCTCGGGAACTCGGCGGTGCCGTGGTTCGCGCTGTGGCTGGTGCCGTCGTACTCCTGGGGCTGGCGGCTCATGCTGGCGATCCCGGCGCTGGCGATGGTCGCGTTCGCGTTCGGGTTCCGGGTGATCCCCGAATCGCCGCGGTGGCAGGCCGCGCGGGGGCGCGAGGAGCGCGCGCTGCGGGCGGTCGCGGACGCCGAGCAGCGGGTGCGCGCCCGCACGGGGCTGGAGCTGCCGGAACCGGTCCCGGCCCGGCCCGTGCCGGTGGCGTCGGGCTGGCGTGCCTGGTTGACGCTGGTGCGGCCACCGCATCTGAAGTGGACGGTGTTGTTCTTCACGATCTTCTTCTGCGTCTACTTCTCGGCGTACTCGTTCACCGGGCTCGGCATCACGTTGCTGACCCAGCACGGGCTGAGCCTGACCAAGAGCATCAGCCTCACCCTCGGCTCCAGCTTCGGCGGCCTCATCGGCGCCGCGCTCGCGCCGCTGATCGCCGATCGCTGGCCACGCAAGGTTCCCGCCGCCGCGACGACGATCCTGCTCGCCGCGGACATGATCGTGCTGGGCGTCCATCCCGGCAACGCGTTGTTCGCCGCCGGGTACTTCCTGCTCAGCTTCCAGCTCGGCATCTTCGCGCCGATGGTGTACCTGCTGACCGCGGAGCACTTCCCGACGCAGGTCCGCAACGCCGGCGTCGCGATCACCGACGGCGCCGGGCACGCCGGCGGTGCGATCGGGCCCGCGGTGACGCTGGCGGTGTTCCAGGCAGGCGGCTTCGGCGCCACCTGGCTGACCCTCGGCCTGATCTTCCTGCTGGCGTCCCTGCTGTTGCTGCTGGCCCGCAACACCACCGGTGTCGCCCTGGAGAAGGCGAGCGGCGGCGAGCTCGCCGCCGCTCGGTCCGCGGTCGTGGACTGA